The following DNA comes from Bacteroidales bacterium.
ATTTAGACTCTCGGCGTTTTTACGAGCAACCGAAATAGCACCAAGTGAAATATCAACGCCCTCAACACTTGCTTTAGGAATACCATTTTTAAGAGCTAAAGCAATACAACCGCTACCTGAACAAATATCAAGAATCTTAGGAGCTGACTCTTTGTATCTCTCAATAATCAAACGGCAAAGTTCATCAGTCTCGGGGCGGGGAATAAGAACATTATTATCAACGCCAATCTTCAAGTCGCAAAAGTATGAGTATCCTAAAATATATTGCAAAGGCTCTCCATTTAACAGTCTTTTTACTATAACCTCAATTTTTTCTCTATCAACTTCCAAAAATTTTGTATCTTTGACCAAAATATCAGAATAACTCATACCCGATAACTCTTCAACAATATAACGAGCAATAGAGTTGCACTCCCTTGCATCGTAGCACGAAGAGAGGTGGTTTGCGATATATCTGATAGAATCTTTCATTTGCAAAGGACGATAATTTAATATACAAAGTTATAAAAAAAATGAACTCACTATCGGATTGTGATAAAATTTATATGCAAAGAGCGTTACAACTTGCACGTTGTGGCGAGGGTAATGTTTCTCCCAATCCGATGGTAGGAGCAGTAATAGTGTGCGATGGAAAAATAATAGGAGAGGGGTATCATCGTAAGTGTGGAGAGGCACATGCCGAAGTAAATGCAGTAGCATCGGTAAAAGATAAAACCCTTTTGAAAAGTAGTACAATGTATGTAACGCTTGAACCCTGTTCGCATTATGGTAAAACACCACCTTGTTGTAACCTTATAAAAGAGTGTGGGATACCACGAGTAGTAATAGGAATAAAAGATCCCTTCCCTGAAGTGGCAGGTCGTGGAATACGTATATTGCAAGAGGCAGGAGTAGAGGTAACAGTAGGAGTTTTGGAAGAAGATTGCAGATTTATAAATCGTAAGTTTATAACAGCACATACTCAAAAACGCCCATACGTTTTACTAAAGTGGTGCGAAAGCAGTGATGGCTATATAGCCGCAATAAAAAACGGAAAGCCAACACCTGTTCAACTCTCATCACAAGTATCCTCTATTTATATGCACAGAGAGAGGTCTCTCTGTGATGCAATAATGGTAGGAACAACAACCGTTTTAACCGATAATCCAACGCTTACCGTAAGAGGATGGAAAGGTAAAAATCCGTTGCGAGTAGTAATTGACAGAGATGCAAAACTTCCACATGATAGAAAAATCTTTAATAACGAAAGTCAAACACTAATATTTACTAATTTAAGCCAAACTACGACAGACCAACGCTATATAAAAATAGATTTCTCTGAAAATATAATACCACAAATACTCAAAGAATTATATAGTCGTGGAGTAACCTCTCTAATGGTTGAGGGAGGAACAAAAACACTTCAGTCGTTCATTGATTGCGGCGTATGGGATGAAATCCGCCGAGAGGTATCGCCCATTGTTATTGAAGAAGGAATAACCGCTCCTAAAATATCTTTTGATGAAGCACAAACATCTGAATGTGGAAGTTCCAGAATCTATCATCTTTATAACGATAAATAACAGAATTACAAAGGGCGAGTCGCCCTTTTTCTTCTTTTTAGTTATATTTTAAACTTCTATTAACATATTCGCACCATATTTGTTACCTTATTTATAAGGGAAAAGCAAAAAAAACTTACTATCTTTGCAAATTGTAAAATATGATCAAAATGAAATTTCTGAAAAAAATAACAATATTAGCAGTTGTATCGGTTATTGTTTTGCTATCATCGTGCGGAAGTTTGGAGGAGGATGGTATATACTATTCAAAGCAAAACACAATGATATGTGCCTTCTCCTTACAAAAAGATACCTCTGTGTTGTCAAACCTCGATAGTATATTCTTTACAATAGATCTTGACAGAAGTCTAATCTACAACGCAGACTCGTTGCCCAAGGGAACCGATGTATCTAAAATAGCGGTAAAGGCAACCTTTATGAATCCTGCCAACGTATATGTAAATTACGAAGATGAAAACGGAGCAATAAAGAGCTTTAGTTATTTGGCAACAAGTCACGCAACAATTGACTTTAGAAAAAGCGAAGAGAATAAAGTTAAAATGAAGGTAATTGCTGCCGATGGTCACACTTCGCAAACCTACACCTTAAAAGTAAATGTCCATAAAGTTGTTGCCGATTCGCTATATTGGAAAAAGATTGAGACCGCATCAATCCCAGTACAGCAAAACAATGTAGCATCTTCAAAATGTATATCGATAGACAACGCATACTATCTATTTGTTCAAGACAAAAGTGGAGAATTAGCAGTATATCGTACAACAAATTTTAGTGAGTGGGAGAGTAGTACAAAAGTTACATTGCATAGCATGGATTGGCGTACTCTAACATACGATGGGACATCATTATATGTTCTCTCTGCCGATAACAAACTATATAGTTGTACCGATATAAATACTCTTCAATTTGAGGAGTCAACATTAATGGGAACGTACACTCCAATATCGTTAATAGGAGTATATGAGAATAATCTATTGGCAATAGTAAAAGATAACGAAAAATATAATCACGCAACAATAAATGCTACAAATCAAACCATAACACTCTCGCCAATGAACGATGAGTTCCCCATAAAGGGATTCTCTCAATCAGTAACATTTACAAGCAAGTGGACTCGCGATCAAATTGTAATTGCATGTGGAGAGAAACGTGATGGCTCTCTAACTAATGCCGTTTGGGGATTTGATGGTAGCAACTGGGCAATACTGAATAATGCAGTAAGTGGAGGCACCTTAATAACACCACGCTCAGGAGTTGTAATGTTTACATACTACACCTATGAATATAACTCAGAGATAGATTTACATACCAAAGTCCTCACATACTTTATAGTAGGAGGTTGGGATGGTGAAAAGATGACAAATGATCTCTATTACACTACAAATCTCGGAGGAAAATGGAAAAAGGCAGGAGCAACCTCGCCTATGGCATTACCTTCAACAATAGTTCCACGCATGGGGGCTGATGTGTTTGTGTTGGATTCTCCCGTAGAAATGAAGTCTGATGCACAAGGTCCAGTGTGGCGTGATATAGAGTTACTAAACACAAAAAATATAACAAAACTAATGTCGCTCACCAACGAGGAGACTCAAACAGTCCCATTCGTATATATGGTTGGCGGAAGCAGTGAGTTACAATATAACTTTATAAATGAGGTATGGAAAGGAGTTATTTGGCGATTAACATTCCCTCCAATACCATAGAAAATTTATAAAAAAGCGATAAGAGATAATTTTATTTAAAATTTTACGTTTAAATAAACAAGGGTGTAAAACTCTTTACAAAAAGCAATGAATAAAACGCTGTTAATAATATTATTTCTTATCACAACAACCATTATCAGTGCGCAATCTTATAAATATGAGATTGGAGCGGGAGCAGGTATGGGATTTTATATGGGCGATGCCAACCCAAATAAACCATTCCGTAAGCCCGGAGCGGCATTCGATATGACGTTCAGATGGAACATCAACTATCGTTGGGCATTAAAGTGTGGTCTATCAACCGCAACAATGCGAGGAGAGAGTTCTGGATTAGGGTTATATTACCCTTCGGCAGCAACCTACTCATTTAAAAGGCAGTTAGTTGATTTAGGAGTTCAAGGCGAGTTCAACTTCTTTAATTACGGAATTGGACAAACCTATCTGAATACAAAGAGAATATCGCCCTACATCTTGGCTGGAGTATATTTTGTAATGATTCCACAAGCAGGAGACGGATTCTATTCAATATCTCTCCCATTAGGAGCAGGAGTCAAATACAAAGTAGGCAAAAGATGGAATATGATGTTGGAGTTTTCGATGCGAAAAACATTTGGTGATAAACTTGATGGAAAAGCATTAGATGACCCCTACAAAATTGAGAGTGCAGCACTGAAAAATACCGATTGGTATTCATACTTAATGTTTTCTGTGACCTACGATTTTGGTCTAAAACGTAGAGTATGTAACAATATAGATTAAGAAGTAATATTATAGAGATGACATCTTATTTAGAGCAAATAGACAAAACCCGATTGCCAAAACACATAGCAATCATTATGGACGGAAACGGACGTTGGGCAAAGGCACAAGGGTTAGATCGTTCATACGGACACAAAAAAGGAGTTGATTCGGTGCGTACAGTAACCGAAGCGGCTACTGAACTCGGAATAAAATACCTTACACTATATACTTTCTCAACAGAGAACTGGAACCGCCCTCAAGAGGAGGTTGATGCTTTAATGGCATTAATGGTTATGGCAATAGAGCGAGAGACTCCCGATTTGATAAAGAACGGGGTAAGACTTCAAGCAATAGGAAATATTAGTCGTATGCCAGAGGAGGTACGTCAACGATTAGATAAATGTATCTCTGATACAGCACAAGGAACAGGAGTAACACTTGTATTGGCATTGAGTTACTCATCGCGTTGGGAGATAGTAGATGCAGTTAAGAAAATATCATCTAAAGTAAGTAGTGGAGAGATATCAGTTGATGATATAACCGAAGATACAATCTCTCAATCACTCACAACAAAAAACATTCCCGATCCAGATTTGTTAATCCGCACAGGAGGAGAGGAGCGTATAAGCAACTTCCTAATGTGGCAAATATCATATTCAGAGTTATATTTTACTACTGAGTATTGGCCGGATTTTGGAAAGGAGAGCCTATATAAGGCAATATGCAACTATCAATCTCGCGAGAGAAGATTCGGAAAAACAAGCGAACAATTATGATTTTGAACAAAACATATTCAATACATAAATTAATACTATACATAGTTTTGCTCTTAATAGTGTTACTTCCAGCACAATTAAAAGCACAAACCACTGCCACCGATACTATAACAACGCCAAAGGTAAACTACTCATATCCAAAAAAATATGAGATAGCAGATATTACAGTTACAGGAGCAGAAAGTTATGACGACTATGTAGTAATAGGTTTTTCAGGATTAACAAAGGGACAAATAATCACTATACCGGGAGATGAAGTAACAGCAGCCGTTAAAAGATTCTGGAAACAAGGCCTATTTTCAGATGTATCAATAACACTTACCAAAACAGTAGGTAATCAGGCGTGGATAAATATTGACCTGACTGAACAACCTCGAGTATCAGATGTTCGTTTTCAAGGATTAAAAAAGAGCGACAAGGATGACCTGTCGGGAAAAATAGGAATAGCAAAAGGCTCACAAGTAAATCAAGATATAATTGATAGAGCAAAAAAGATAATTAAGAAGTTCTTTGATGAAAAGGGATATAAAAATGCCGAAGTCAGAATAGTAACCCATCCCGATTTGTCAAAAAAGAACTATATGATAGTTGATATATATATTGATAAGAAGGCAAAGGTAAAAGTACACAAGGTCTATATATCGGGCAATGAAGTAATTACCGATAAAAAACTTAAGCGTACAATGAAAAAGACCAACGAAAAGGGTGATATATTAAAACTATTTAAATCAAAAAAATTCATAGAGAACGAATATAAAGGCGACCTTGACCTTATAATTGAAAAATATAATGAGTTGGGATATCGCGATGCTCGTATTGTAAGTGACAGCATTGTACCCTTTGAGGAGAGTATGGTTGACGTTTATATTGAGGTTGATGAAGGACAAAAATACTATCTAAAAGATATAAACTGGGTAGGAAATACCGTATATCCAACTGAGGTACTTAATCGCTTGTTAAGGATGAAACCGGGAGACGTATATAACCAAAAGTTACTACGTCAAAGAATGACTGAGGATGAAGATGCTATCTCAACCCTATATATGGATAACGGATACCTCTTCTTCAATATAGAGCCAGTTGAGGTAAATATTCAAAATGACTCAATAGATTTGGAGATTCGTATAATGGAGGGTCCTCAGGCAAGAATAAATCGCGTAATAATTAAAGGAAATGACCGTCTATATGAAGAGGTAGTGCGTCGTGAGTTGCGTACACGTCCGGGAGATCTATTCAGTAAATCAGATTTGATGCGTTCTGCTCGTGAGATTGCACAGATGGGACACTTTAATCCTGAGACAATGGATATTCGTCCTGAACCAGATCCCGAAAGCGGAACAGTTGATATTATATACGGATTGGAGTCTAAGGCAAATGACCAGATAGAGTTCTCGTTAGGATGGGGACAAACAGGAGTTGTCGGAAAAGTAAGTCTTAAGTTTACAAACTTCTCATTTAAGAACCTATTCAACCCAAAATCATATAAGGGAATAATACCGCAAGGACAAGGACAACAATTCTCAATCAGTGCGCAAACCAATGCACGATACTATCAATCATATAGTATATCGTTCCTCGATCCATGGTTTGGAGGTAAACGCCCTAACTCGTTCAGTTTCTCGGCATATTACAGCCGTCAAACAGACGTAAGTTCAAGTTACTATAACAATAACTACTACGATCCCTATTCATACGGATATTACGGAGGATATGGATATGGAGGATATGGATATGGTTATAACAACGGATATAGTTATGGCTACTCGTATGACCCTGATAAGTCATTACAACTATTTGGAGTATCAATAGGATTTGGTAAACGACTAAATTGGCCTGATGACTATTTCCAATTCTCAGCCAGTTTAAGTTATCAACTCTATGTCTTAAAAGATTGGCAATACCTATACTATATGCAAAACGGAAAATCGCATAGCATATCATTAGGATTAACCCTTTCGCGTAACTCAATGGATAACCCACTATATACACGTCGTGGATCAGAGTTTGTACTGTCGTGTCAAATAACACCGCCATACTCGCTATGGGAGAATGTCGATTATGCAACAGCAAAAGATTACGAGAAATACAAATGGATTGAGTACCACAAGTGGAAGATAAAAGGACGTATATTCTTACCCATTACACGATACGACTCAAAATATACATTGGTGCTTATGGCAAGAGCCGAAGCTGGTATTTTGGGTTCATACACCCGAGCAAAGAAATCTCCATTTGAAACCTACTACATGGGAGGAGACGGAATGTCGGGATATAGTAGTACATACGCAACTGAGACCATCGCATTGCGTGGATATGAGAACGGATCGTTAACTCCATACGGATATGACGGATATGCCTATTGCCGATTTGGATTAGAGTTGCGTTGTCCTATCCTTATGGAGGGCTCAACAACCATATATGGATTAGCATTTGTTGAGGGAGGTAACGCTTGGACAGATGTTCGCGACTTTAACCCATTCCAACTTAAGAAATCAGCAGGAGTCGGAGTCCGAATATTCTTGCCTATGATTGGACTTATGGGAATTGACTGGGCATACGGATTTGACAAGGCATTCCCATCAAACGACAAAGTTGGAGGAAGCCAAATCCACTTTATTATAGGTCAAGAATTTTAGACATAAGAACTATGTTATTCTTAATTAAGAAAGAGTAACTGATGGTTATCATTAAACCAATTCAAATTTTTGTTGTCAAAAAGACAGAAAACAACTTAAAAACAGAAATTATGAAAAAGTTATCAATCATTCTGGTAGCGTTTATCGCACTTTTAGCAGTAGAGGCAAAAGCACAAAAGTTTGCCCTAATAGATATGGAGTATATATTGAGTAATATACCTGCGTATGAAATGGCTAACGAACAGTTGAAACAAGTATCTCAAAAGTGGGAGAAGGAGATTGAACAACAAGCTCAAAAGGTTGAAGCAATGTATAAAGATTACCAAGCAAACCAAATCTTCTATACCGCTGATCAAAAAACAAAAAAAGAAGAAGAGATATACGAAGAGGATAAAAAAACTCTTGAAATGAAACGTAACTATTTTGGACCGGAAGGCGAGTTGTATAAAAAACGCGAAGCGTTAATGAAACCAATTCAAGATGATATTTACGAAGCCGTAAAAACCATATCAACAAATAAAGGTTATCAAATGATACTTGACCGAGCATCGGCTGTAAGCGTAATCTATGCAACACCAAAAATAGATATAAGCAACGAAGTATTAGCAAAGTTGGGATATTCAAAATAAATATATAAATTTGCAACTGAAAACATAGTAATTAACCATTAAACAAAATATATCATGTTAAAGAAACTTTTAGTAGTGGCACTTTTAGCGTTGCCAATATGTGTTTCGGCACAAGACCTTAAATTTGCAACAGTAAACTTACAAGCAATCTTTCAAGTAATGCCTGAGACTTCAGCAGCAACAGCAGCATTACAAGATAAACAAAAGAAATATGAGAGCGAGTTGTCAAAAATGGCAGAAGAATTACAAACAAAATATGCTGCCATAACAGAGCAAAAAGACTCACTTCCTGAGAATATCCTAAACGCACGTTTAGCAGAGTTACAAGAGATTGAGCAACGCACTGAGAATTTCAGAAGAAT
Coding sequences within:
- the prmC gene encoding peptide chain release factor N(5)-glutamine methyltransferase, with protein sequence MKDSIRYIANHLSSCYDARECNSIARYIVEELSGMSYSDILVKDTKFLEVDREKIEVIVKRLLNGEPLQYILGYSYFCDLKIGVDNNVLIPRPETDELCRLIIERYKESAPKILDICSGSGCIALALKNGIPKASVEGVDISLGAISVARKNAESLNLDVEFNEYDVITDTPKIQNCYDIIVSNPPYICQFEKEKMESNVLDNEPHIALFVSDDNPLVFYDKIAELGCSILKSSGNLFFEINPLFYKELTEMLISKGYANIEVINDINERKRFIACTKI
- the bamA gene encoding outer membrane protein assembly factor BamA → MILNKTYSIHKLILYIVLLLIVLLPAQLKAQTTATDTITTPKVNYSYPKKYEIADITVTGAESYDDYVVIGFSGLTKGQIITIPGDEVTAAVKRFWKQGLFSDVSITLTKTVGNQAWINIDLTEQPRVSDVRFQGLKKSDKDDLSGKIGIAKGSQVNQDIIDRAKKIIKKFFDEKGYKNAEVRIVTHPDLSKKNYMIVDIYIDKKAKVKVHKVYISGNEVITDKKLKRTMKKTNEKGDILKLFKSKKFIENEYKGDLDLIIEKYNELGYRDARIVSDSIVPFEESMVDVYIEVDEGQKYYLKDINWVGNTVYPTEVLNRLLRMKPGDVYNQKLLRQRMTEDEDAISTLYMDNGYLFFNIEPVEVNIQNDSIDLEIRIMEGPQARINRVIIKGNDRLYEEVVRRELRTRPGDLFSKSDLMRSAREIAQMGHFNPETMDIRPEPDPESGTVDIIYGLESKANDQIEFSLGWGQTGVVGKVSLKFTNFSFKNLFNPKSYKGIIPQGQGQQFSISAQTNARYYQSYSISFLDPWFGGKRPNSFSFSAYYSRQTDVSSSYYNNNYYDPYSYGYYGGYGYGGYGYGYNNGYSYGYSYDPDKSLQLFGVSIGFGKRLNWPDDYFQFSASLSYQLYVLKDWQYLYYMQNGKSHSISLGLTLSRNSMDNPLYTRRGSEFVLSCQITPPYSLWENVDYATAKDYEKYKWIEYHKWKIKGRIFLPITRYDSKYTLVLMARAEAGILGSYTRAKKSPFETYYMGGDGMSGYSSTYATETIALRGYENGSLTPYGYDGYAYCRFGLELRCPILMEGSTTIYGLAFVEGGNAWTDVRDFNPFQLKKSAGVGVRIFLPMIGLMGIDWAYGFDKAFPSNDKVGGSQIHFIIGQEF
- the ribD gene encoding bifunctional diaminohydroxyphosphoribosylaminopyrimidine deaminase/5-amino-6-(5-phosphoribosylamino)uracil reductase RibD; translated protein: MQRALQLARCGEGNVSPNPMVGAVIVCDGKIIGEGYHRKCGEAHAEVNAVASVKDKTLLKSSTMYVTLEPCSHYGKTPPCCNLIKECGIPRVVIGIKDPFPEVAGRGIRILQEAGVEVTVGVLEEDCRFINRKFITAHTQKRPYVLLKWCESSDGYIAAIKNGKPTPVQLSSQVSSIYMHRERSLCDAIMVGTTTVLTDNPTLTVRGWKGKNPLRVVIDRDAKLPHDRKIFNNESQTLIFTNLSQTTTDQRYIKIDFSENIIPQILKELYSRGVTSLMVEGGTKTLQSFIDCGVWDEIRREVSPIVIEEGITAPKISFDEAQTSECGSSRIYHLYNDK
- a CDS encoding cadherin-like beta sandwich domain-containing protein produces the protein MKFLKKITILAVVSVIVLLSSCGSLEEDGIYYSKQNTMICAFSLQKDTSVLSNLDSIFFTIDLDRSLIYNADSLPKGTDVSKIAVKATFMNPANVYVNYEDENGAIKSFSYLATSHATIDFRKSEENKVKMKVIAADGHTSQTYTLKVNVHKVVADSLYWKKIETASIPVQQNNVASSKCISIDNAYYLFVQDKSGELAVYRTTNFSEWESSTKVTLHSMDWRTLTYDGTSLYVLSADNKLYSCTDINTLQFEESTLMGTYTPISLIGVYENNLLAIVKDNEKYNHATINATNQTITLSPMNDEFPIKGFSQSVTFTSKWTRDQIVIACGEKRDGSLTNAVWGFDGSNWAILNNAVSGGTLITPRSGVVMFTYYTYEYNSEIDLHTKVLTYFIVGGWDGEKMTNDLYYTTNLGGKWKKAGATSPMALPSTIVPRMGADVFVLDSPVEMKSDAQGPVWRDIELLNTKNITKLMSLTNEETQTVPFVYMVGGSSELQYNFINEVWKGVIWRLTFPPIP
- a CDS encoding isoprenyl transferase, encoding MTSYLEQIDKTRLPKHIAIIMDGNGRWAKAQGLDRSYGHKKGVDSVRTVTEAATELGIKYLTLYTFSTENWNRPQEEVDALMALMVMAIERETPDLIKNGVRLQAIGNISRMPEEVRQRLDKCISDTAQGTGVTLVLALSYSSRWEIVDAVKKISSKVSSGEISVDDITEDTISQSLTTKNIPDPDLLIRTGGEERISNFLMWQISYSELYFTTEYWPDFGKESLYKAICNYQSRERRFGKTSEQL
- a CDS encoding OmpH family outer membrane protein, producing MKKLSIILVAFIALLAVEAKAQKFALIDMEYILSNIPAYEMANEQLKQVSQKWEKEIEQQAQKVEAMYKDYQANQIFYTADQKTKKEEEIYEEDKKTLEMKRNYFGPEGELYKKREALMKPIQDDIYEAVKTISTNKGYQMILDRASAVSVIYATPKIDISNEVLAKLGYSK
- a CDS encoding OmpH family outer membrane protein yields the protein MLKKLLVVALLALPICVSAQDLKFATVNLQAIFQVMPETSAATAALQDKQKKYESELSKMAEELQTKYAAITEQKDSLPENILNARLAELQEIEQRTENFRRMAAEDIQAEQEKLMAPIQEKLMTAVKEVGTEGNYVYVLDETGVVFKGTMTEDITPKVKAKLGIQ
- a CDS encoding outer membrane beta-barrel protein, whose amino-acid sequence is MNKTLLIILFLITTTIISAQSYKYEIGAGAGMGFYMGDANPNKPFRKPGAAFDMTFRWNINYRWALKCGLSTATMRGESSGLGLYYPSAATYSFKRQLVDLGVQGEFNFFNYGIGQTYLNTKRISPYILAGVYFVMIPQAGDGFYSISLPLGAGVKYKVGKRWNMMLEFSMRKTFGDKLDGKALDDPYKIESAALKNTDWYSYLMFSVTYDFGLKRRVCNNID